A single genomic interval of Shewanella psychropiezotolerans harbors:
- a CDS encoding alkene reductase, with protein MTDNLFQTYALNGTLSLKNRILMAPLTRCMADDELVPTQAMADYYARRAESGLIISEATIIRPDGQGYPNTPGLFTPAQIDGWRVVTDAVHKADGKIFAQLWHTGRVAHPHFYQSTGSSDVMAPSAAGVEGSVPRMRELTYQVPKAVSIEEIAQLVQDYAQAAANAIDAGFDGVEIHGANGYLIDQFLHHDSNRRTDEYGQTPENMSRFALEVVDAIAARIGNDRTALRVSPGAYFNMAGDNRDRAVFDYLIPELEKRDLAFLHIGIFDDAMEFDYLDGRASSYVRSIYNKTLVGVGSFTAESGSSAIAEDKFDLLAIGRPFIANPDYVELVRDGKALVEYSDEMLTSLV; from the coding sequence ATGACTGATAACCTTTTTCAAACTTATGCGCTTAATGGCACATTATCTCTTAAAAATCGCATCCTCATGGCGCCACTGACTCGTTGTATGGCTGATGATGAACTCGTGCCGACTCAGGCCATGGCAGATTATTATGCACGCCGTGCCGAATCGGGTCTTATCATCTCTGAGGCAACTATTATTCGTCCGGACGGTCAAGGCTATCCCAATACTCCGGGTCTATTTACTCCGGCGCAGATTGATGGCTGGCGTGTGGTGACAGATGCCGTACATAAGGCTGACGGTAAGATTTTCGCTCAGCTTTGGCATACTGGTCGCGTCGCTCATCCTCATTTCTATCAAAGCACTGGCAGCAGTGATGTGATGGCGCCTTCAGCAGCTGGTGTAGAAGGTAGCGTACCCAGAATGCGAGAATTGACTTATCAAGTGCCTAAAGCTGTATCTATTGAAGAGATAGCTCAGCTGGTACAGGATTATGCCCAGGCGGCAGCTAATGCTATCGATGCTGGGTTCGATGGTGTCGAGATCCATGGTGCTAATGGTTATCTTATCGATCAGTTCCTACATCACGACAGTAACCGCCGTACAGATGAATATGGTCAGACCCCTGAAAATATGTCGCGTTTCGCTCTCGAAGTGGTCGATGCCATTGCTGCACGTATCGGCAATGACAGAACTGCACTACGCGTGTCCCCCGGTGCATATTTCAACATGGCGGGTGATAACCGAGATCGTGCTGTGTTCGATTATCTTATTCCTGAGCTTGAGAAGCGCGATTTGGCCTTCTTGCACATAGGTATCTTCGATGATGCTATGGAGTTTGATTATCTAGATGGTCGTGCATCAAGCTATGTACGCAGTATTTATAACAAGACATTAGTGGGAGTCGGTAGCTTTACCGCCGAGAGTGGCAGTAGCGCCATTGCTGAAGATAAGTTCGACTTGTTGGCCATAGGCAGACCCTTTATCGCTAATCCGGATTACGTGGAGTTAGTGCGTGACGGTAAAGCACTAGTGGAATATTCAGATGAGATGTTGACCAGCTTAGTGTAA
- a CDS encoding FtsX-like permease family protein: MLHIKPIINTLMRSKSGPILLLIQIILSVAIVANASFIISERIALMDRESGTMEEEVFDFRLYAFDSDIDIESQSPRDMRAIRELPGVIDATMTSMVPLSGGGWSSGYTIGNSEETAKDTESAAIYYGDDHMVNTLGVDLIEGRNFYAAEIVTGSPDLATHAIVSKAFAKATWGDEPAIGQIMYAGDFGSQPLQVIGVVDKLQGAWVNSSYLDNSVILNVRLVNVFTKVLVRAEVGTLAQLKEAIPAVLHKDQPNRVIEGFTLISEHRKRVYRNHELMATVLSMMVVLLLLITSLGLAGMVMFNIERRTKQIGTRRALGAKRRDILSLFLVENYIICIVGGIIGGLVAVQLGQQLMTFYSLPKLELIYPIVTVAGLMVLTTVAVILPARKAACISPATATRSV; this comes from the coding sequence ATGTTACACATTAAACCTATCATCAATACCTTGATGCGCAGCAAGAGTGGCCCGATCTTATTGCTGATACAGATCATTCTTTCTGTGGCGATTGTGGCGAATGCCAGTTTCATTATCAGCGAGCGCATTGCCTTGATGGATCGTGAATCTGGGACTATGGAAGAGGAGGTGTTTGATTTTCGCCTCTACGCCTTCGATTCTGATATCGACATTGAGTCTCAGAGTCCGCGTGATATGCGAGCCATTCGTGAATTGCCTGGGGTGATAGATGCTACCATGACCAGCATGGTACCTCTGAGCGGTGGAGGCTGGTCTTCCGGCTATACCATAGGTAACAGTGAGGAAACGGCTAAGGATACTGAGAGTGCCGCTATCTATTATGGCGATGATCATATGGTCAATACTTTAGGTGTGGATCTGATCGAGGGACGTAACTTCTATGCGGCAGAAATCGTCACCGGGAGTCCGGATCTGGCGACTCATGCCATAGTGTCTAAGGCGTTTGCTAAGGCGACCTGGGGAGATGAGCCAGCCATTGGTCAGATCATGTATGCGGGAGATTTCGGTAGTCAGCCGTTGCAGGTCATAGGCGTGGTGGATAAACTTCAGGGAGCCTGGGTCAATAGCTCATATCTGGATAACAGTGTGATACTGAATGTGAGACTGGTGAACGTGTTCACTAAGGTCTTAGTCCGCGCCGAAGTTGGCACCTTAGCTCAGCTCAAAGAGGCGATTCCGGCAGTGTTACATAAAGATCAACCCAATCGTGTTATTGAAGGTTTTACCTTGATCAGCGAGCATAGAAAAAGGGTGTACCGTAATCATGAGTTGATGGCGACGGTACTGTCTATGATGGTGGTACTGCTGTTACTTATCACTTCTCTGGGATTAGCCGGTATGGTGATGTTTAATATTGAGCGACGCACCAAGCAGATAGGCACCAGACGTGCACTTGGGGCTAAGCGCAGGGACATATTGAGCCTGTTTTTAGTGGAGAACTACATCATCTGTATCGTGGGCGGCATCATAGGTGGGCTGGTGGCAGTACAGCTGGGTCAGCAATTGATGACCTTCTATAGCTTGCCTAAGCTTGAGCTTATCTATCCGATAGTGACGGTCGCCGGCTTGATGGTACTCACTACCGTAGCGGTCATCTTACCGGCAAGAAAAGCGGCTTGTATATCGCCGGCTACAGCGACCAGAAGCGTATAG
- a CDS encoding TetR/AcrR family transcriptional regulator, translating to MSKLDKKQAILDTALTLFVSQGFYATSTASIAKQAGVATGTLFHHFPSKDELMNHLFLNIKQEFADAILASIKDSGDLKKDAKHLWTSAIQWAMDNPLKQEFFQQYSMSPSISTEIREQAMNSILGFMGALMQKGQALGLLANYPLTLMQDNSHGQFLAATRFFLDNPEKWQDPQHQEASFLLFWNAMVQS from the coding sequence ATGAGTAAATTAGATAAGAAGCAAGCCATACTAGATACCGCGCTGACTCTGTTTGTCAGCCAAGGTTTCTATGCCACCTCAACCGCATCCATAGCCAAGCAAGCAGGGGTAGCCACAGGCACCCTGTTTCATCATTTTCCATCCAAAGATGAGCTTATGAACCATCTGTTTCTTAATATCAAGCAGGAGTTTGCCGACGCGATTTTAGCGTCAATAAAAGACAGTGGCGATCTAAAAAAAGATGCTAAACACCTCTGGACCAGCGCCATACAATGGGCCATGGATAACCCGCTGAAACAGGAGTTTTTTCAGCAGTACTCCATGTCACCATCGATATCCACTGAAATCAGAGAGCAAGCCATGAACTCGATACTCGGTTTTATGGGCGCCCTGATGCAAAAAGGCCAGGCCCTAGGCTTGCTGGCTAATTATCCGCTGACCCTGATGCAAGATAACAGTCACGGCCAGTTCTTAGCCGCCACCCGCTTCTTCCTGGACAATCCCGAAAAGTGGCAAGACCCACAACACCAAGAAGCCAGCTTCCTACTATTTTGGAATGCAATGGTGCAAAGTTGA
- a CDS encoding TetR/AcrR family transcriptional regulator — MRNAEFDREKVLRSAMTAFMDKGYGKTSMQDLKKATGLHPGSIYCAFENKRGLLLAALEQYRLDRNAEFEGFFAGKHPVLVELKTYLDHIVHECQSCDAAQACLLTKALNEIAETDAELLAIITSNLANWQLALTQVFELAQAKGELTTERDAEHLARYFMLGVYGLRTFAHTHSEGDTLQELADQLYKDVCR, encoded by the coding sequence ATGCGAAATGCCGAATTTGATAGAGAGAAAGTACTGAGATCAGCCATGACAGCGTTTATGGACAAAGGCTATGGCAAGACCAGTATGCAAGATCTAAAAAAAGCCACGGGCCTACACCCGGGGTCTATCTATTGTGCATTCGAAAATAAACGTGGTCTATTATTAGCGGCTCTAGAACAGTACAGATTAGACAGAAATGCCGAGTTTGAGGGGTTCTTTGCCGGAAAACATCCAGTTCTTGTGGAGCTTAAAACCTATCTCGATCATATCGTGCACGAATGTCAGAGCTGTGATGCCGCCCAAGCCTGCCTACTCACTAAGGCGCTCAACGAAATTGCCGAAACAGATGCAGAGCTACTAGCCATCATCACAAGTAACTTAGCTAACTGGCAACTGGCACTGACTCAAGTTTTTGAGCTGGCTCAAGCCAAAGGTGAACTCACAACTGAGCGCGATGCAGAACATCTGGCACGCTACTTCATGCTGGGAGTTTATGGCTTGAGAACCTTCGCTCACACTCATTCCGAAGGCGATACCTTACAAGAACTGGCCGATCAGCTTTATAAAGATGTATGCCGATAA
- a CDS encoding universal stress protein: MRTRQILCPTDFSETASHAMSYAFEMANFYNVGIRLLHVVDKPFGDKYTRVLSVTPEELASRMEGEAAEKMRKLIGTLASGLSVEGVIRHGSPAEEILASANMINAGMIVLASHGHTGLTHFLHANVAESVANEAKCPVLVVK, translated from the coding sequence ATGCGAACTCGTCAAATACTCTGCCCCACAGATTTTTCTGAGACAGCCTCCCATGCAATGAGCTACGCCTTTGAGATGGCCAATTTCTATAATGTCGGCATTCGTTTACTGCATGTGGTCGATAAGCCATTCGGAGACAAATACACTCGCGTGTTATCTGTGACTCCTGAGGAGCTTGCTAGTCGAATGGAGGGGGAGGCAGCAGAAAAGATGCGTAAACTGATTGGAACCTTAGCTTCAGGTTTGTCGGTAGAGGGGGTAATTCGTCATGGCTCTCCGGCCGAGGAGATTTTGGCATCGGCTAATATGATAAACGCCGGGATGATCGTCTTAGCCAGTCATGGTCACACAGGTTTAACCCATTTTCTCCATGCGAATGTGGCGGAGTCTGTGGCAAATGAGGCTAAGTGTCCGGTCTTAGTGGTTAAATAA
- a CDS encoding carbon starvation protein CstA, protein MRTIQFLGFISTLAGLILGYLLLAPVDSETTASAASGVGFGLMFIVAPLLGCSAFLLIPSSIALISTRVRNASYFTGKFWLGLWGTNTLISLSYIFVMGYLIYVYFMPIESI, encoded by the coding sequence ATGCGTACAATTCAGTTTTTAGGATTTATCTCAACACTTGCAGGATTGATATTGGGTTATTTACTGTTAGCACCTGTAGATTCAGAAACGACGGCATCAGCAGCTAGCGGTGTTGGTTTTGGATTAATGTTTATAGTTGCTCCGCTACTAGGCTGTTCAGCATTTCTCTTGATCCCATCTTCAATTGCTTTGATTAGTACACGTGTTCGAAATGCTAGCTACTTTACTGGTAAGTTTTGGCTTGGATTATGGGGGACTAATACTCTTATTTCATTGTCTTATATTTTTGTTATGGGATATCTGATCTACGTGTATTTCATGCCAATAGAGAGTATCTAA
- a CDS encoding universal stress protein: protein MRTRHILCPTDFSETASHALGYAVEMANLYGVDIRLLNVISLPYGAPDYGIVVDSPAELLQDQEAYANEKMKKMVSEVREQMPSGLFVHTNVRSGGVLAQILEEAEEREVGMIVMASHGHTGISHMLSPNVAEAVANQALCPVLVVK, encoded by the coding sequence ATGCGTACACGTCACATACTGTGCCCGACCGATTTTTCGGAAACGGCATCTCATGCCTTAGGTTATGCCGTCGAGATGGCAAATCTATACGGGGTTGATATTAGGCTGCTCAATGTGATCAGTCTGCCCTACGGCGCACCTGATTATGGCATTGTTGTCGATAGTCCTGCCGAGCTACTACAAGATCAAGAAGCCTACGCCAATGAGAAGATGAAAAAAATGGTGTCAGAAGTGCGCGAGCAAATGCCCAGTGGTTTGTTTGTGCACACCAATGTTCGCAGCGGAGGGGTATTAGCTCAAATATTGGAAGAAGCTGAAGAACGTGAAGTGGGTATGATAGTGATGGCCAGTCATGGTCATACTGGTATATCACACATGTTAAGTCCTAATGTAGCCGAGGCCGTAGCCAATCAGGCCCTATGCCCTGTGTTGGTGGTTAAATAA
- a CDS encoding coniferyl aldehyde dehydrogenase gives MNMPIETENKSAMQSQLDELLRLQRTSYRSEPAPTYALRVKQLKELKQALLTFQQPLADALNRDYGTRSVDDTLISDIMPCINNINYSLKNLKKWMKPSSRHAGLLLAPAKIKVHYQPVGVVGIIVPWNFPVMLSIGPLITALSAGNRAMLKLSEFTPETNKVLAQMLSSIFDESLVAVVEGEADVAAAFSGLAFDHLLFTGSTTVGKHVMRAAAANLTPVTLELGGKSPVVIAPDMPIDTAVERMIYGKCLNSGQICVAPDYVLVPKEKQAEFIAAYQKKFNAMYGKVSDNKDYGAIINQRQFDRLTSVLEDAKSRGATVVSANDEAIDTAKRKIPTQLITNVSDEMILMQDEIFGPLLPIVGYETLNDSIKYINERPRPLALYIMSFDAQAQANILNNTHSGGVCINETVFHVAADDAPFGGIGPSGMGHYHGKEGFLTLSHAKTVLSRGKLNTGKLVHPPYGTGIQAMLYKFFLR, from the coding sequence ATGAATATGCCTATTGAGACAGAGAACAAATCAGCGATGCAATCACAACTCGATGAATTGCTCAGACTACAAAGAACCAGCTATCGCTCAGAGCCAGCTCCAACTTATGCACTGAGAGTCAAGCAGCTCAAAGAACTTAAGCAAGCCTTGCTGACCTTTCAACAGCCACTAGCCGATGCCCTCAATCGAGATTATGGCACCCGTTCGGTCGATGACACGCTAATCTCAGATATCATGCCCTGTATCAACAACATCAACTACAGTCTCAAGAACCTGAAGAAATGGATGAAACCCAGTTCTCGCCATGCTGGACTACTACTGGCTCCAGCTAAGATCAAAGTACATTACCAGCCAGTAGGTGTGGTCGGCATCATAGTGCCATGGAACTTCCCTGTCATGCTCTCAATTGGCCCATTGATCACCGCCCTGAGTGCGGGGAATCGCGCCATGCTTAAGCTGTCAGAATTCACACCTGAGACAAACAAAGTCTTAGCCCAGATGCTGTCTAGCATCTTCGACGAATCATTAGTTGCCGTGGTAGAAGGTGAAGCCGATGTCGCCGCCGCATTCTCGGGACTGGCATTCGATCACTTGCTGTTTACAGGCTCCACCACAGTTGGAAAACATGTGATGCGCGCCGCAGCCGCTAACTTAACTCCTGTGACTCTAGAGCTGGGCGGAAAGTCTCCAGTGGTTATCGCCCCAGATATGCCCATAGACACCGCCGTAGAGCGCATGATCTATGGTAAATGTTTAAACTCGGGCCAAATCTGTGTCGCACCGGATTACGTCTTGGTTCCTAAAGAGAAGCAGGCCGAGTTCATCGCCGCTTATCAGAAAAAGTTCAATGCCATGTACGGCAAGGTGAGTGACAACAAGGATTACGGCGCCATCATCAACCAACGTCAGTTTGATCGCCTAACCTCGGTTCTCGAAGATGCCAAAAGCAGAGGCGCAACAGTGGTTTCAGCCAATGATGAGGCTATCGATACCGCCAAGCGTAAAATACCCACGCAACTGATCACCAATGTCAGTGATGAGATGATCTTGATGCAAGACGAGATCTTTGGCCCCTTACTGCCAATCGTAGGATACGAGACCCTGAATGATTCAATAAAGTATATCAATGAGCGTCCCCGTCCATTGGCACTCTATATCATGAGCTTCGATGCACAGGCTCAAGCCAACATACTCAACAACACCCACTCAGGTGGCGTCTGTATCAACGAAACCGTGTTCCACGTCGCCGCCGACGATGCACCATTCGGTGGCATAGGCCCCTCGGGCATGGGCCACTATCACGGCAAAGAAGGCTTCTTGACCTTGAGTCATGCCAAGACAGTATTGAGCCGCGGTAAACTCAACACAGGCAAGCTTGTTCACCCACCCTATGGCACTGGCATTCAAGCCATGTTATATAAGTTTTTCTTGCGTTAA
- a CDS encoding putative periplasmic lipoprotein, with amino-acid sequence MKKYISVIALLLLLSGCADPLPEDRLSYVGEWQSKEMGLLILADGTVAYKRIKGGTTTSVNGPLKEFVGDDFVVGLLFITTTFVVSESPQEVDGVWQMTVDGVKLTRVSD; translated from the coding sequence TTGAAAAAATATATATCAGTTATTGCTTTGCTATTGTTGCTGTCAGGGTGTGCAGATCCATTACCGGAAGACAGGCTTAGCTATGTAGGAGAGTGGCAAAGCAAGGAAATGGGGTTGTTGATTCTTGCGGATGGAACTGTTGCCTATAAACGCATAAAAGGCGGAACAACCACATCTGTTAACGGGCCGCTAAAAGAGTTTGTTGGTGATGATTTCGTAGTGGGGCTCCTTTTCATAACAACCACCTTCGTGGTTTCAGAATCGCCTCAAGAAGTAGATGGTGTGTGGCAAATGACAGTTGATGGCGTAAAGCTCACAAGGGTCAGCGATTAG
- a CDS encoding sigma-54-dependent transcriptional regulator, which translates to MDTILIVDDNQAVCDALALMLELHGYKTHTCLSPEVALELVKIHDIALVIQDMNFTQDTTSGEEGKSLFYDLRRLQPQLPIVLITAWTQLDIAVELVKEGAADYMGKPWDDAKLLNSVGNLISLHTLSRENTQLQRVESQRMVAIKDADLCGIVFASGSMQRSVDLALQIARSDVSVLITGPNGAGKDKLADIIHANSPLKNKPFIKVNIGALPMDLLEAELFGAEAGAFTGANKTRIGRFEAADGGTLFLDEIGNLSLSGQIKLLRVLQTGEFERLGSHQTRKVNVRVLSATNAELALDIREGRFREDLFYRLNVIELELSPLNQRQNDILPLVNHFIGPDFSLNKQAQRVLVAHTWPGNVRELENACKRAVILAPSKILTAADFGLASEPLVSNPLVTQSEWGIRGSEVIESAQDKLVSDPVLKPESKIEPIAKTPRVQESGNVSANPSACSSVSVIDKASIQAELDKHKGVIARVAKSLGLSRQALYRRMEKFGINK; encoded by the coding sequence ATGGATACGATTCTCATCGTCGATGATAACCAGGCCGTGTGTGATGCATTGGCACTGATGTTGGAACTTCACGGGTATAAGACCCACACCTGTTTATCCCCGGAAGTGGCTCTTGAGTTGGTTAAAATCCATGATATTGCCCTAGTGATCCAGGATATGAACTTCACTCAGGACACCACCTCGGGTGAAGAAGGAAAATCACTCTTCTATGATCTGCGTCGCTTACAGCCTCAACTCCCTATCGTGTTGATCACCGCCTGGACTCAGCTGGATATTGCCGTCGAGCTGGTTAAAGAGGGCGCGGCGGATTATATGGGTAAGCCTTGGGACGATGCCAAGCTACTCAACAGTGTGGGTAACCTTATTTCACTGCATACCCTGTCCCGGGAAAATACCCAATTACAGCGTGTCGAGAGCCAACGAATGGTGGCCATCAAGGATGCGGATCTGTGTGGAATAGTGTTCGCTAGTGGTTCGATGCAGCGCAGTGTCGACCTTGCCCTGCAGATCGCTCGTTCGGATGTGTCAGTGTTGATTACTGGCCCCAATGGCGCGGGTAAAGATAAGCTTGCCGACATTATTCATGCTAACTCCCCCTTGAAGAATAAGCCTTTTATCAAGGTGAATATCGGTGCCTTGCCCATGGACTTGTTAGAGGCTGAGCTTTTCGGCGCAGAAGCCGGTGCTTTTACCGGAGCTAACAAGACCCGCATAGGCCGTTTCGAGGCGGCCGATGGCGGCACACTATTTCTGGACGAGATAGGTAACTTGTCTTTGTCGGGCCAGATTAAGCTGTTGCGCGTACTACAAACTGGTGAGTTTGAACGCTTGGGCAGTCATCAGACCCGCAAGGTCAATGTGCGCGTGCTTAGCGCCACCAATGCCGAGCTTGCCCTCGACATTCGCGAGGGACGTTTCCGTGAGGATCTCTTCTATCGTCTCAATGTTATCGAGTTGGAGTTGTCTCCCCTCAATCAGCGCCAGAATGATATCCTGCCTCTGGTTAATCACTTTATCGGCCCAGACTTCTCCCTCAATAAACAGGCTCAGAGAGTACTGGTGGCCCACACTTGGCCGGGCAATGTCAGGGAACTTGAAAATGCCTGTAAGCGCGCGGTGATCCTAGCGCCATCAAAGATACTGACCGCAGCCGATTTCGGTCTGGCCTCTGAGCCACTCGTGTCTAACCCCCTAGTTACTCAATCAGAATGGGGTATTCGTGGAAGTGAAGTCATTGAGTCTGCCCAGGACAAGCTAGTGTCGGACCCCGTACTTAAGCCAGAGTCAAAAATAGAGCCGATAGCCAAAACACCAAGGGTACAAGAATCAGGTAATGTTAGTGCCAATCCTAGTGCCTGTTCTAGCGTAAGCGTCATCGACAAGGCGAGCATACAAGCCGAGCTAGACAAGCATAAAGGCGTCATAGCGCGTGTGGCAAAATCTCTGGGACTCAGCAGGCAGGCCCTGTATCGCCGCATGGAAAAGTTTGGTATCAATAAGTAG
- a CDS encoding sensor histidine kinase, translating to MMGNFAITLRSKLILGAVLACFLGLVSAGLLFNWLGQDYLVLILVLSLVLVWAVSHYMTRSLADCLTALEVGLLNFKDNDFSISIPVKGDEQLRALARLFNESAHTLRRERQFIYQRELLLDKVIQSSPNVMILLDDEQRVIYANDAARHLFNQGVRIEGLTLNELLEGSSPELITALNNPKDGLFTLAAKEPFGTDGQGDTSNESMNEDETWHLSRGRFKLNGQFHHLLLLKQMTHELNRQEVAVWKKVIRIISHELNNSVAPIASMVNSGRMITKDLNDPKLKMIFDTIDDRTQHLSQFIFNYARFAKLPLPNKSMVNWLKMTDHLSHHYKFTLDGDLPEGDGYFDLIQMEQVLLNLLKNAHESGSAVDKITMSITEANPNSNPSHGVDGTSGNKGVFISICDAGSGMSAEVLKQALLPFYSTKQSGTGLGLPLCREILEAHDGRISLHNREEAGLCVKLWLPQ from the coding sequence ATGATGGGTAATTTTGCAATAACGCTGAGATCTAAGTTGATTCTGGGGGCCGTTTTGGCCTGTTTCTTGGGCTTAGTCTCGGCAGGATTGTTGTTTAACTGGCTGGGTCAGGACTATCTGGTATTGATCCTGGTGCTGTCGCTGGTGCTAGTGTGGGCGGTGAGCCATTACATGACCCGAAGTCTGGCGGACTGTTTGACGGCGCTGGAGGTGGGTCTGCTCAATTTCAAGGATAATGATTTTAGCATCAGTATTCCGGTTAAAGGAGATGAGCAACTCCGCGCCTTGGCTCGACTGTTCAATGAATCAGCACACACCCTGAGGCGGGAGCGGCAATTCATCTATCAGCGTGAGCTGTTACTCGATAAGGTGATCCAAAGCTCCCCCAACGTGATGATACTGCTCGATGATGAACAGAGGGTTATTTATGCTAATGACGCCGCCCGGCACTTGTTCAATCAAGGCGTACGCATAGAAGGCTTGACTCTGAATGAGCTGCTCGAAGGCAGTTCCCCCGAACTTATCACAGCGCTAAATAATCCCAAAGATGGCCTGTTTACCCTGGCGGCCAAGGAGCCGTTCGGTACAGATGGCCAAGGTGATACAAGCAATGAGTCCATGAATGAGGATGAGACCTGGCATCTGTCTAGGGGACGTTTCAAGCTCAATGGCCAGTTTCATCATCTGCTCTTGCTGAAACAGATGACCCATGAGCTCAATCGACAAGAGGTGGCAGTGTGGAAGAAGGTGATCCGCATCATAAGTCATGAGCTCAATAATTCGGTGGCCCCGATAGCTTCCATGGTTAACTCGGGCCGCATGATCACCAAAGATCTTAATGATCCCAAACTCAAGATGATCTTCGACACCATAGATGATCGCACCCAACACCTGAGCCAGTTTATCTTCAATTACGCCAGATTCGCCAAGCTGCCGCTGCCCAACAAGTCTATGGTTAATTGGCTGAAGATGACCGATCACCTGAGCCATCATTATAAGTTCACCTTAGATGGCGACTTACCCGAGGGCGATGGTTACTTCGACCTTATTCAGATGGAGCAAGTGCTACTGAATCTGTTGAAGAATGCTCACGAGTCGGGATCCGCTGTCGATAAGATCACCATGAGCATCACCGAGGCCAATCCCAATTCCAATCCCAGTCATGGCGTCGATGGAACGAGTGGAAATAAGGGGGTCTTCATTAGCATCTGTGATGCTGGTAGCGGCATGTCAGCCGAGGTGCTCAAGCAGGCATTATTGCCTTTTTACTCCACCAAACAATCGGGTACTGGACTGGGCTTGCCCCTGTGCCGGGAGATTTTAGAGGCCCACGATGGCCGCATCAGCCTGCATAACCGGGAAGAAGCGGGGCTCTGTGTGAAGCTTTGGTTACCCCAATAA
- a CDS encoding patatin-like phospholipase family protein, giving the protein MSKLILSLDGGGIRGVAITQFLSMVEQQLQQNHDKSIRDCVDLYAGTSTGSIIALALATTDMTLAQIDELYNYENGQRIFTEHKGLLDIDGINAPKYEASGKTSLLQENFNQAKIGDVPEGKHVLAVSYDIEKRKPVIIKSTKPDYLELLSSEAADATSAAPTFFPTKGLESPDTSEESWLIDGGVIANNPTMCAIAEARNVWPHYSLSDMRVLSIGTGFLTRKINGASSRKWGALQWMTEGKLMEVLSDERIVSYQSLTIMDRGNYIRVNAKLKPQPGLPNPPDDAMDDLTKSNINRLRELGKFWFSEYGEAVVQLLLNTYQGPSLDRIDPKTGHPIA; this is encoded by the coding sequence ATGTCAAAATTGATTTTGTCTCTCGATGGCGGTGGAATACGAGGGGTAGCCATCACTCAATTTCTCAGTATGGTCGAACAGCAATTACAGCAAAACCATGATAAATCGATTCGCGATTGTGTCGATCTATACGCAGGAACCAGTACCGGAAGTATCATCGCCTTAGCCTTGGCGACTACTGACATGACTTTAGCTCAAATCGATGAGCTTTATAATTATGAAAATGGCCAACGGATTTTTACTGAGCATAAAGGCTTGCTCGATATAGACGGTATCAATGCTCCGAAATATGAGGCAAGTGGTAAAACAAGCCTGTTACAGGAGAATTTTAATCAAGCTAAGATTGGTGATGTACCTGAAGGTAAACATGTCTTAGCCGTATCCTACGACATTGAAAAACGTAAGCCCGTTATCATCAAGTCAACCAAACCTGACTATCTTGAACTTCTGTCATCAGAAGCTGCAGATGCAACCAGCGCAGCGCCAACATTCTTTCCCACTAAGGGTCTGGAATCTCCCGACACGAGCGAAGAATCTTGGTTGATAGATGGTGGCGTAATCGCGAACAATCCCACCATGTGTGCCATTGCCGAAGCCAGAAATGTATGGCCCCATTACTCACTCAGCGATATGCGGGTGTTATCCATAGGCACAGGTTTTTTAACCAGAAAGATCAACGGTGCCAGCTCCAGAAAATGGGGCGCCTTACAATGGATGACAGAAGGTAAACTCATGGAAGTGTTGAGCGATGAACGTATCGTTTCTTACCAGAGCTTAACCATCATGGATCGGGGCAACTATATCCGTGTAAACGCCAAACTGAAACCCCAACCCGGATTGCCCAATCCACCCGATGATGCAATGGATGATCTGACCAAAAGCAACATCAATAGACTCAGAGAATTAGGTAAGTTCTGGTTTAGTGAATATGGCGAAGCCGTGGTTCAGTTGTTGTTGAACACCTATCAAGGCCCTTCACTCGATCGCATAGACCCCAAAACGGGTCACCCCATCGCTTAA